GTCGCTTGCCCTTGGAAACTTCAAGAAGAAGACTTGGTGGGAATCTGAGAAAGCACAGGAGGTTCTTCGCGTCACAGCACAATCCTTCATTTTCGGAAACCTCTTGGTCGTGACACATTCACATATGTTCTTTTACTATTTTAAGTAAaaactcatgaattttttttaaaaaaataagatatgAAGTGGCTTCATTTTCACAAAAGAAAGCCTAAAAtggatattattttaaataaaaatctagaGTGGTCATAATAACGATTTTTGGCTGGGgaacagtttcttttcaaaaatagttcttttttatttctacttcgagaaacaatttatgagtaaaataaagtgtttggtcaccatacaaaatttttattcttgaaatagaaaaagaatagaaatgcatttagtatgattttatatttttgtatttttttttttattcttgcttacGGATCACCGACCGCCACTGTCGTCACTGCCACCCTTGTCGCCTTCGCATGACCGCCACCGCCAACCGTGACCGCTGACCGCCGTCACACGACCGTTGCCCACAGCCCATCGACTGTCGATTGTTGGTTGTCGGCCGCTAGGCTGTGGGTGATAGTCGTGTGGCAGCGGTCGGCAATGACAATTGACGGCTGGGGGTCGTGCGAAGGCGGGGGCCGGCGGTGGCTCCAGGTGATTGGAGGTGGCCACGGCAaaagagaggaacaaaagaaaaaaaaagaaaagaaaattagcttatttctagaaattgttcgcAGGAATAAGAaattactgttttttttttccttatttttgttccaaatttattccctcactacttttctattcaggggaatagaaaaataagttggcattactaaacgaatttctgttcttttttgttccgaaaaataaaagaacgaaATTAGGaggaacataaatgttaccataATGACTCACCGGCAGGCAAAATCTTTGAAGGCCGGCAACTAAAGTAAGGGCAATTTatccatgtcaattttttttctttttctttctttcttttcttttgctatttcTTCATCTACTTCAGTCCTCCATCTTTTGCGACCTCCTCCTTGAAGTTCCTCTCTATCGCTGTCGCCTTTGTCCACCACTGCCCTTGACAGCAACTCCAGCAACTTTTTCTTCAGATGGAGATTGATCTAAGCCCTAGATCAAGCTGACCGCTTCCTTGCCCAGGCCAGTGGCGCGTGGCCGGCGCAGATGCCATCATGCTAGAGAAGGTGGAACACATGAACGGTTCGCTGAGGACACGCTAACCTTCGCCACCAGTCCCTAGTGATATTGTTGAAAGGTTTGATGAACTTGCAGGAGTAGCTGCTGGCGATGGCAATGGTGGGGCTGTTGGTGGTCAAGTTGGGCCACATCGGGCTGACAATGAGGCCGGCGAACGCGTCTGGGTGGGCATATGTGAACTATCGGCCCAACACAGGAAAGTAGCTCTTCATAAACTGGATTTGCCTAGTTGAGGGTGCGGCTTTAGCCGGTTGGGCATTCAGGCCTTTTGTTTCCACCCAGAAAGCCGAGGAAACAATGGCTTGCAAAGAACAAAGGAGAAGAGGGATTTGTTgtctttttggtggattattaTTCCTTGATTTCTTCACCTTGTTGGAGGATAATCAAATTCGAAGGGACACATCCCAACCGTCAAAATCCCAACTGCCGTCGACATGTGTATGCTTTGGTGTTTGCACTCTAGAGCAGTGAGAATGAAAATTGAACAACATGAACTAAATTAGGAGATTATGCTTTACGATTCATGATGGCAAATCAACTCTAGCACCTATCGTGTGCCTCCACCCTTGATTTGTTTGAGGAGGAGAGAGAtcgaaaaagatgaaaaaagacgagaaagagaaaatagaaagacCAAATTGTCATAGACCAAATTGCCCCTACTTTAATtgtttaatagtaaaattttcACTAACCGGTGAGTTTGAACCTTTATTTAAGATTAAGTAGTCATTTcaataattctattttgaaaaaataaagatattttgtacacttatttaaaattttcctaaagATTATGGATCAATCTTTGTGTGGAAACTAAATTGAACCCCTTTAACGTGAGAATCATGAAAATTTCTGAGGTACATCAAATCATCTTAAAATTCACAtaaaatttaccttaaatttgattttggacCAACTTGGTTGACTTGACGCTTAAGACTCCACAGGTCAAGCGAACCAAAATTCCACGGCATGGGAGACGATGATCTTCGAATGACCTTCGCGACTTTAGGAGGACACGAAACTCCTCGGATCGAAATGGCCGCCGCCGTCGGAGCCACTCATCTCCGACCCAACGGCCTCGTCTCTCTCATCTCCGCCTGCTTCGTTGTGGCCTCCTCCTGCGCTTCCCTTCATCCCGACGCGCGTCTCCTCGGCGTTCACCCACTGGGTACTAGttctatctctctttcttggGCGTTTACCTGTCCGTGTGCCGTAGGGATCCTGTGGGTTTCGACAAATTTTGCATCTTGTGGGGAGATCGGGTTCTGGGTAACTGGAGCCTGAATTTTTCGTACTCGGAAATGTCGAAAGCTCGAAACTTTTAGGTGCTTTGTGTGTTCCCTCCGATTGAGAGCAGGTTTGAGTAGGTTGCGGAATAGGCAAGATCTTCAAATGGCGTGAAATCTCTTGTTTTATCCGttattgattttcaagtttctattttttttgtttgtttatttggaTTTTGCAGATGAGAAATTTTATGCAGCGGAGGTGATCAAATGCAGGGACGGCTCCAAATCCTTCACGAAAGACCATCTGAACGACGATTTTTGCGACTGCATCGACGGAACGGACGAGCCAGGTGAGGCTTCGATTCGAATTGAAGAGACAGTGTCTATGTGTTGTGGTTCAGTGTCGGGGTCGTGAGATTGTGTTCCAGTTGATTGTATGCTGTGTAGATAGTATCCTAAACTATACCTTGAATTTTGATTGCTAATTGATGAAAGGGGTTTTGAGTCAAAATCAATGGATAATACTCTTGACGCTAGCCTCAGAGTTCTCCTAGGATTCAAATGACTCCCGCTGCGTTATAAGGGAAATGGGTCAGTGATTTTAGTTCAATAGTTGTCACTGCAGGTTTGGCTCGTTTCCGCTGAGAGTTGGTTTCCATAATTGTGATGGAAACTGTCGACTTGCATATCTCCCTTTCGGATACATCGTACATGTATCCTCTCTATACGACTCTCTTAGAAGTTTATGTGTATTTCCTTACTGCCCGTAGTCTGCTTTTTAGTGTTTTCACTTGACTCTCGATGGAAAAATCGCAATTGATTACTTGATTGATTACTCGTATGTCAACTGAATCAATTCAGCATGTTCAGCATGTGGGCTACTTCACATTTCTCTGAGTCAGTATCGCTTCTTCTGCTTTCAGGAACTTCAGCTTGTCCGGCAGCGAAGTTTTATTGCAGAAATGTGGGTAGTACACCCAAGTTTATTTATTCTTCTCGagtaaatgattatttttgtggTAAGGACTTTACTTGTGGAGTTCCATCCTTTCTAGACTATTTAGAGCTGCTTTCCTAATCTcctttcagtttggaaattatTTGTGAGGAGCTCGTTCACTTCCTGGAAATTATTACCTGTTGCATTTGGGTTGAACCTTTAGCATTGTGAGTTTGGAAATGACCGTCTGAAAATATCATAGTGACAAGCTGTCTGTCTTTTTCATTGGCCTTCGAAATGGTTGGGAAAGAATGtacaaatgatcatttgaaattGTACCTGGCTTTATAAGCACTTGTAAAGTTCCAACAACATAATCAGGATCCGGAAGTTCCAGGAAAGGTTATATTTTAGGGTGTGTTTTGACCTTGTCTCTGGCCTGAATGGAAGTAAACATTTTCTGTCCTCTCTTTCCCCCTGAACATCATTCATGGGTCATTCCATTATAGATTGCTGTGATGGAAGTGATGAGTACGATGGAAGGCTCAAATGTCCCAATACGTGCATCATGGGAGGAAATGTCGAGTATAAAGCTGAAAACTATGCAGCAAAGACTACCATTTTGGGCGTTGGCAATAAAGAACCCAAAAATGGAACGAACTTAGATGAAATGATCCAAAAAACTCAAAGGTACACCATTTTCTTCGCATGCATAGAATGTTGTTTGCATAATGGAGAAGCAGGCTGATGAATAAGGGGTTGTTTGTCAGGATTGAAGATTGTGATTGGAGTTCAGGTGCTTATTGTCATTTGCCTGTTGATTTTCCGAGCTTTACGTCGGCGTAACAGACAAAGAAGAAAACGTGCACGTTTTGCTATATAATCATCAACGCCAGTGAGGTAATATTTCTTTTACTACTGTTGCATAACATGAGTCAAAGGAAATAGTATTGTCCCATAGCACCTTCTGTTTGACTTGATAGTTGCTACTTCGTTTTCATCTCCAAGGTTCTGTTTTCTTTTCAGGTTTCCCCTTTGACCATATAAATTTGGATTCCTAGTGTGGCATTTGTGCCTCCCATTATATGACTGCCGAATTGCCAAACCTCACCTGAGTTGTTAAGCAAGTTGGACCAGGTCCTGCACTAGACGACATCAGACTGATGGTTGGTTCAATGACAGTCAAATGCAAAGAAGGCTTTTGTATTTTTAGATGTTTCATATAGGAACCCCGACATGGTGGTCATGATGTGAAATTGACGCATAATTATTTCTAGGAGACAGGACTACAAGGTGAGGAAACTCACATGGAAAATACTTAGTTTTACTCTAACAATCCGGCGAGGTGATAAGGCTAAAATGTGAGGATGGCTTAGTTGTTCAGTCATTAATGAAGACATTGCTGTTATGATCCTGGTGTTCCAAAGCTTGGCCCCAAGAGAAGGTATCCCTTTTTGGAACACATGTGGTGGTTGAGAAGTGGCTGAGGTATGAGGCCACGATGAACAGAGTTGCTTTGCTGCTGTCACCATCTGGTCGTTTTTTCTGCAACACCAACACTCTGCCATAAGACACTTCTTGGGTTAAGTTGGAGCTGTGGTTTGGTAGATGGAGTGGCAGTTGTTGATACCACATTGTATACAAAGAAATATGCTCGTTTTCATGTATACCAATCGAAAGATAGATTCTTCACCGTTCATTGTCAAGTTCTTCAGTAAATTATGTGAAATGCAAACTTGAAGCTATGCATTGATGGTGGTACGGACTGTTTCGTCTTGAGTTGGAGAGAAAGAATGGCTGTTAGAGGTGCCCATTTTGTGACCCTTCTTGCGACACTGCTTGATACAAAACGATGATTCAACTTTGTTCTTCACATGCAAATGAAAAAGTTGGCGGATCATTTATCAGACTATGCCACCatagtcaaggaaaatgttcCAACATGGCAAGAAGAGGGTTCAGTCAAGCACAGCTTTGGGATGGAACGATCGTCTTGAGCCGACCACGTTTCGGATGAGCGCCGAGGATTCTAATTAACTCCACGGACAATGCGTTTGATTCACGATGCACTGGAGCTAGTTCGGTCTAtcatagaataaaaataaaattgagtttGATCTAACGTCGAAATTGACGGAACGAGTGTTCTTAAGGGGTGGCAAGTAAATTAAAAAGGGGGTTGCGCATGATCTTTCATATCGAGAATCCTTCACTCATATAAAATCACAGTTGAGATGGGACCATATCCCAATCCCACGAGGTGGGTAATCTCTTCATGGGCTGTCATTAAAAAATGTCCATCCATATCCACATATCACGCTGGGATTGGAGGAGCGATCAAAGCTTTAAACATTAATATTTTCGTGAGCTTGCGCATGCCatgcacttttttatttttgtttttgtttttttgttttttggcacTAAACTATTCTGGACTGATTCGGGACTTTTGAGAATGGTGGTAAGCATGTTCCTTCAACTAGCACTCGTAGACACCATATGCTCATTGAGCCTACACGATCAAATGGAGTGAATTGGAAGGCTTAATCACACCCAGTGATTCCTCAATCGAAAGGGTCGATTCATAATCGACGGACGCTTCTCTTAATTGCATGACTGCTTATGCAGTGGAAAATTATACGGGCGATGTTTCTTtattatgtaaatatttttaaaaaagaaaaagaaaagaaatgctctaatctatttcataattttctgttCCCTCTCTCTTGGTAAAAGTGCGTAGCGGataattcttttcctttttttttttttttgaatttgtttttccTAATGTTGGGTGTTGGACACGAGACGGTTTGATTACTTCATCATCCTCTAaccttaaaaattttcaatatccACTTCAAgttttttcatttaaaacaaaaaagaaaagagttgtttaatgttgcattaaagaaatgaaagaaaaggggtATAAGTAATACCCTCACATGCCCGAATCCACTTGCATcactagacaaaaaaaaataataaaaaataaaaaaaaggaagggaaagatGGTGATCACGATGCTTTCATTCGCTGGTTCACTTTCTTGAGATGGAAGGAGGGGTGGCGAATAAACTATGCACTCTTCCTCCCTAATCATGCTTATTACctcccaaaaaagaataaaaacttataataatagtaataataaggCTGATGAACCGATTTAATTAAAAGAGTGAAGTACAAAAGTCCTAAGATGAGGTGATGGGAAGGTGCTGAGAAGGAgataaagagaggagagagagagatgggaaaaGAGGGAGGACGCATAACCCTACATGTGAGTATGGTTTGGGgacaaagcaaaaagaaagcCTAGTGCATGCAAACAATTCACATGGCCTGACATGATCCTCTCattgctctccctctctctctctctccacaatGTTACACACAGCTCATGCCCCCAAAATCCCACTACTCCACCTTCTAAAATAATCCTTTTCCTTTCGCTCTACTTTGGTGTACGGGTTGACATAGGCTAAGTTGTCGGGCACATCAGGCTGGGGGCCTCCTAATCTGACTCGCACGAGGGCAGCATAAGTGGCCAGGATAAAGCAAACCAAGTGAATGAGCAGATGTTTTGGATTCATGACGGGTTTAGCTCGATAATCGCGGCTAGTTCGACCCGTTTTGATCTGGCCTTCAACAATGACCTTGAGTAGTACTCCTGCCCCGAATTGTCATATTGGGTCCACCGGAAAACGACCCGAATAAGGCGTATGATTCTTTACACTGATTGTCTGTGAAAGGGGTCAAAATGGGACACGTTATATCTAATCGTTTTGCCACtctgtgctctctctctcttgctgctGCACATGCGCTCCATGGAATTGTGAAGCTTGCTAGCTAGCAAAGGACAGTACCGGCCACTATGCATAGCCAACGTAACAtattacatataaaaaaaactgGTCACGAAATGATGGACCTCGCTCGCGCACACATGAACCCTTCCCCCATTGTGGCAGTGGAGATCGGATCGGACGGCCAGAGATCCGGAAGATTAGAAAGGGGTAGGGGGGGGGAATATGGTGGGCTGGAGGTACTGCAGAGGAATGTTTCCATTGTGGGATATGGAGAAACAAGCAGTAGGgaagatgataataataatagtagAGACTATAATAAGGAGGAAGGTGATGAATATGAAgaagccaccaccaccaccagtaAAGAGGGAGGTCACAAGGGCACGTGGGTTGCagattccctctctctctctctctctctctttgggttttgataataaaaacTACTGAGCGACTTTCCAGTAATACCGTTGAGTCCCAACCTCCCTCTTCCCAGCTGTGCAATAGCTGTCCAATCTTCCCCCCCCATGTGACCCCACTGCAcatccacagagagagagagagagagagagagagagagggatggatTGTTGCTGAGAGAGATTTAACATCATCAACGAGCACAGATCGAAAAGGGGGGGAATTCGATAAGAATAAGAAACCAAGAGCCCCATGAAGACCATGATGATGTTCTCTCTTTGTTGGTGTCCTTTGCTTTCCTTCTTCTGCAGcgacattctctctctcctttgagTGTTATTTATATGGAGCTCCCTTAGGGATCATCATTTGGTTTGGTTCTCGTGTCAGCTGAAATTTCGATCACCGTCCTTCCTGATCCAACACGAACATCGAACGCGCCACCCGCGTCACCTTTCTTGGGATTGGCGTGGCGTGGTGTGGTTCGTGTGTTGGCCTCTCCTTTCCTTTCCCCAGCTTCGGTCCTTCGGTTTTTGAGAGGGTTTGCAGCTAGTTTTGATCAGTAGGGTTGTCTTGCGGTTAGCATTCGTTCGGTTCTGGGTGGCATCGTGTGGCGTTTTTGATTACGCAATGGCACAATTGCCTCCTAAGATCCCAAACATGACCCCCAATTGGCCTGACTTCTCCCTCCACCACCAGAAGTTCTCCTTCATGGGGTCTCATCAATCGCCCCCGGTCCTCAACCCGCCCGCCGCCCCCCCTGCCGCTTCGCACCAGAACAACAACCCTTCTTGGGTCGACGAGTTCCTCGACTTCTCGGCTGCGCGCCGCGGGTCCCACCGCAGGTCGGCGAGCGACTCCGTCGCCTACCTCGAGGCCCCGCTGCTTGAGCATTGCCGGAACTCAAGTGCGCCGGGGTCCGGCGCCAACAGCGGCCACAACCAACATGAGTTCGACCGGTTCGACGACGAGCAGTTCATGTCCATGTTCACCGACGAGATCTCCCCGTCGGCTGTGGCCGTCCCCCCCACAGGGTCGTCGTCAAACCCGTCATCGCCGTCTGATCACAACAGTATCAATGAGGAGAAGCAGGCGGATCAGaagcagcggcagcagcagcagcagcagcagccaaAGAACGAGCCTGAGGAGGTGCAAAGC
The sequence above is drawn from the Eucalyptus grandis isolate ANBG69807.140 chromosome 11, ASM1654582v1, whole genome shotgun sequence genome and encodes:
- the LOC104424973 gene encoding glucosidase 2 subunit beta → MGDDDLRMTFATLGGHETPRIEMAAAVGATHLRPNGLVSLISACFVVASSCASLHPDARLLGVHPLDEKFYAAEVIKCRDGSKSFTKDHLNDDFCDCIDGTDEPGTSACPAAKFYCRNVGSTPKFIYSSRVNDYFCDCCDGSDEYDGRLKCPNTCIMGGNVEYKAENYAAKTTILGVGNKEPKNGTNLDEMIQKTQRIEDCDWSSGAYCHLPVDFPSFTSA
- the LOC104424974 gene encoding basic leucine zipper 34, coding for MAQLPPKIPNMTPNWPDFSLHHQKFSFMGSHQSPPVLNPPAAPPAASHQNNNPSWVDEFLDFSAARRGSHRRSASDSVAYLEAPLLEHCRNSSAPGSGANSGHNQHEFDRFDDEQFMSMFTDEISPSAVAVPPTGSSSNPSSPSDHNSINEEKQADQKQRQQQQQQQPKNEPEEVQSPCQSDSQDNSPPNSNPGNPADRIVDPKRVKRILANRQSAQRSRVRKLQYISELERSVNSLQAEVSVLSPRVAFLDHQRLLLNVDNSALKQRIAALAQDKIFKDAHQEALKREIERLRQVYHQQSLHKMENNNGNNNINSNSNNASAASPPPPPSSEPNNPPPLENSKEQLLSA